From Terriglobales bacterium:
CGCCACCACTCCGCTCCTGCCGGAAGTGTGGGAGGCGATGCGGCCCTATTTTGCCGATCAGTTTGGCAACGCCTCGTCGATCCACCATCACGGCCAGCAGACCCGAGCGGCTGTGGAACGCGCCCGGGAGGCGGTAGCCGGGCTC
This genomic window contains:
- a CDS encoding aminotransferase class V-fold PLP-dependent enzyme: MRRVYLDNNATTPLLPEVWEAMRPYFADQFGNASSIHHHGQQTRAAVERAREAVAGLLGCRAAEVVFTSGGTEGDNLALFGLVEPGDHVVTSTIE